The following proteins are co-located in the Lagenorhynchus albirostris chromosome 4, mLagAlb1.1, whole genome shotgun sequence genome:
- the LOC132519360 gene encoding cytochrome c oxidase subunit 7B2, mitochondrial: MMFPLVRNALSSLRIRSIQQMRARQSHSKHSPDFHDKYGDIILAGGTAFCVVVWVFTATQVGIKWNPSPVGRATPKEWNDE, from the coding sequence ATGATGTTTCCCTTGGTCAGAAATGCACTAAGTAGCCTCAGGATTCGAAGCATTCAGCAAATGAGGGCAAGACAGAGCCACTCAAAACACTCACCAGATTTTCATGACAAATATGGTGATATTATACTAGCCGGTGGAACCGCTTTCTGTGTTGTTGTGTGGGTGTTTACAGCCACACAGGTTGGAATAAAATGGAACCCCTCCCCTGTTGGCAGAGCCACCCCAAAAGAGTGGAATGATGAGTAA